A window of Halobellus sp. LT62 contains these coding sequences:
- a CDS encoding aldo/keto reductase → MTLRNASDTFDIGGELTVHRLGYGALRITGEDVIGEPDDVENAERVLQTAVSLGVDFIDTADSYGPGVSERLIREALSPYADDLVIATKGGLLRNREGEWLKRGDPDSLRNALLCSLDRLGVDCIDLYQYHRVDPDADFEESVTALAELKDDGEIRHIGLSNVSVEQLETAREIVDIATVQNQYNLANRESEAVLDVCESAGIGFIPWFPLGAGDLGSKAGVLSTVADAHDASKYQVALAWLLQHSPVILPIPGTSSVAHLRENVAASHLELTADEMRRLDGQ, encoded by the coding sequence GTGACACTTCGGAACGCGAGCGATACGTTCGACATCGGCGGGGAACTGACCGTCCATCGTCTCGGCTACGGAGCCCTGCGAATCACGGGCGAGGACGTCATCGGCGAGCCCGACGACGTCGAGAACGCAGAGCGCGTCCTCCAGACCGCAGTGAGCCTCGGCGTGGACTTCATCGACACCGCAGACTCCTACGGGCCGGGTGTCTCAGAGCGGCTGATCCGCGAGGCGCTCTCGCCGTACGCCGACGACCTCGTGATCGCGACGAAGGGCGGACTGCTCAGAAACCGCGAGGGGGAATGGCTCAAGCGCGGCGATCCCGACTCGCTGCGGAACGCGCTCCTCTGTAGTCTCGACCGACTCGGCGTCGACTGCATCGACCTGTATCAGTACCACCGGGTCGACCCCGACGCCGACTTCGAGGAGTCGGTCACGGCGCTCGCGGAGCTGAAAGACGACGGCGAGATCCGCCACATCGGCCTGAGCAACGTGAGCGTCGAGCAACTGGAGACGGCGCGGGAGATCGTCGACATCGCGACCGTACAGAACCAGTACAACCTCGCGAACCGCGAGTCGGAGGCCGTCCTCGACGTCTGCGAGTCGGCGGGGATCGGCTTCATTCCGTGGTTCCCGCTCGGCGCGGGAGACCTAGGGTCGAAAGCGGGAGTTCTTTCGACGGTCGCCGACGCCCACGACGCCTCGAAATACCAAGTCGCGCTCGCGTGGCTGCTCCAGCATTCGCCCGTGATCCTACCGATTCCCGGGACCTCGTCGGTGGCGCACCTCCGAGAGAACGTCGCTGCCTCCCATCTCGAACTGACGGCCGACGAGATGCGGCGGCTCGACGGTCAGTGA